Genomic segment of Phreatobacter oligotrophus:
GCCGCGCCCGCCCGCGCCGCCACATTGGCGAGCGCCGTGCCGAAGGCGCCCGCCCCCAGCACACCGACCTTGGCCACGCCTGCACCTGCCATCCGCCTCATGCCCCCATCACGCCTTGGCCCCGAGCCGGCCGGACCCGATCGTCGCCGCCGCGGCATCCAGGGGCCAGCGGGCCCGCGGCGCCACGTCCAGCGCATCGGTGAGGCCAAGGCCAAGGCGCTCGGCCCCGGCCCAGGCGATCATCGCGCCATTGTCGGTGCACAATTTCGGCGGCGGCACGACCAGCGGCAAGCCCACCGCCTCTGCGGTCTTCTGAAGCACGGCGCGCAGGGTCTGGTTGGCGCCCACCCCGCCGGCCACCACCAGCGCCGTCGGCTCGCCGTGGCGCTCGCGGAACAGGCGGATGGCGACGCGGCAACGATCCGCCACCATGTCGGCCACCGCCGCCTGGAACGAGGCGCAGATGTCGGCAATGTCTTTCTCGGTCAGCGCTCCGGACGGATCGCGCAGGCCATCGGCGGCAATGCGCACCGCCGTCTTCAGGCCCGAGAGCGAGAAATCCGGCTCAGGGCGGCCCTGCAGCGGACGCGGGAAGGCGAAGCGCCTGGGATCGCCGCCGGCTGCGCGGCGCTCCACCTCGGGCCCGCCCGGATAGGGCAGGCCGAGGAGCTTGGCCACCTTGTCGAAGGCCTCACCGATGGCATCATCGATCGTCGTGCCGAGCTTGGCATAGGCGCCGACGCCGGTAACGGCGAGAAGCTGGGTATGTCCACCGGAGACCAGCAGCAGCAGGAAGGGGAAGGCCACGCCGTCCGTCAGCCGAGCGGTGAGGGCATGGGCCTCGAGGTGATTGACCGCCACCAGCGGCTTGCCGAGCACCAGGGCCATGGCCTTGGCCGTGGTGAGACCGACGAGAACCCCGCCGACCAGGCCCGGACCACCCGCCGCCGCCACCGCGTCGAGGTCGCCGGCCTTGGTGTCGGCCTGGCGCAGCGCCTCGGCCACGACACGGTCGACCACCTCGACATGCGCCCGCGCCGCGATCTCCGGCACCACGCCGCCATAGGGCGCGTGATCCTCGATCTGTGTGCGCACGACATTGGACAGGATCGTGCCCCGGCCATCAGCGCCGACCCGCACCACAGCCGCCGCCGTCTCGTCGCAGGTGGTCTCGATGCCGAGGACCAGCATGGGCCTCACGGGCTCCCTCCCCCGCCGGACGGCGGGACTTCCGGTCCGCCGATCCGTCGTTATGATCAACGCCCCGCCTATCACCGGACCTTCCCATGGCGCAATCGCCCTTCCTTCGCATCGGCACCCGCGGCTCGGCCCTGGCCCTGGCCCAGGCCCATCTCGTCCGGCGCCTCCTCGCCCGGGCGCATGGCGTCGGGGAGGACGAGATCGCCGTCGAGATCATCAAGACCAGCGGCGATGCGATCCTTGACCGGCCGCTGTCGGAAGCCGGCGGCAAGGGCCTCTTCACCAAGGAGATCGAGGAGCAGCTCCTCGATGGCCGCATCGATCTGGCGGTCCATTCCTCCAAGGACATGCCGACAGTGCTGCCGGACGGGCTCGGCCTCGTCTGCTTCCTCGAGCGCGAGGACGTGCGCGACGGCTTCATCGGCCGCGCCTCGCCGACCCTCGCCGACCTGCCGAAGGGTGCGGTGGTGGGCTCCTCCTCGCTCCGCCGCCAGGCGCAGATCCGCCGCGAGCGGCCGGATCTCGACGTCGTCACCTTCCGCGGCAACGTCCAGACGCGCATGGCCAAGCTCAATGCCGGCGAGGTGGCCGGCACCATGCTCGCCATGGCCGGCCTCAACCGCCTCGGCATTTCCGGCGAGGTGACCGAGGTCATCGCGGCCGAGCGCTTCCTCCCCGCCGTGGGCCAGGGCGCCATCGGCGTCGAGACGCGGCTTGCCGACACCCGCACGCGCGACCTGCTCGCCCCACTCGACCATCGCGCCACCGCCATCGCGCTCGCGGCCGAACGCGCCTTCCTCGCCGTGCTCGACGGCTCCTGCCGCACGCCGATCGCCGGCCTCGCCCGCATCGACGGCAGCTCCATCGCCTTCACCGGCGAGATCCTCAGGCCCGACGGCAGCGAGAGCCATGTCGCCAGCCGCGCCGGCACGGTGGCGGACGCCGAGGCCCTCGGCCGCGATGCCGGCGCCGAACTGAAGGCCCGCGGCGGACCCGGGTTCTTCGGTCACGCCTGATGCGCGTGCTCGTCACCCGCGCCGAGCCGGAGGCTGCGCGCACCGCGGCAGCCCTGGCGGCACGAGGGGCCGAGGCGATCATCGCGCCGCTGTTCGCCGCGGAGCCTGTCGCGGCGGAGATCAGCAGCGACGGGCTTTCCGGCCTCCTGGTGACGAGCCCCCGGACGCCGCGCTTGCTCCCCTCGTCGCTGGTCGCGGCCCTGCGTGACCGGCCTGCCTATGCGGTGGGTGACCGCACCGCGGCCGCGTTGCGGGAGGCAGGCTTCAGCGATGTCCGGTCCGCGGCGGGCGATGTCGCGGATCTGGCAGGGCATGTCGCGGCCGAGGCCGGACCGGGCGCAACCTTCCTCCATGCCGGCGGCGAGGACCGGGCCGGCGATCTCGCCGCCGCACTCGCCCGGCACGGCGTCACCGTGCGCACCGCGACCCTCTACCGCATGGTCGCCGTGCCAGTGTGGCCGGCGGCGGCGCGCGACGCGTTCCTCAAGGGCGCGATCGACGCAGTGCTGCACTATTCGCCCCGCGCCGCAGTGACCTATGCCGCCCTCGCCATGGCGGAAGCATCGACAACCGCGGCGGCCCGCACCCCGCTCCAGGCCTGCCTGTCTCAGGCCGTTGCCGAGGCGCTGAACCCTTTGTCGCCGCCACGCGTTATCCTCGCCGCGCGGCCCGACGAGGCGGCCCTCCTCGCCGCGCTCTTTGACGCGGCCGGGTTGCCGGGGGGATCACCCGCGCGCTAAACCGAAGGCCTGTGGGGGCAAGCCGGAGACAACTCATGGCCCATGACGACCGCCCGGGCGACGATCCGAAGCCCAAGCGCCGTGGCAAGGCCCCGATCATCACGCTGGAAGCGGCGGATGTGACGCCTCCGGTCACCGATTCGGCCGGTGCCGAAGCACCTGCCTCCGAAACACCGGCGCTGGACGCGCCCACGACGCCGTCCGACGAGCCATCGGCCCCGGCAGAGGCTGAAACCGCGGCAAAGGAGCCCATCACGGCCGAGGCGACGGCGCCGGTCGCTGCGGAATCGACCGAGGCACCGACCATCGAGGCGCCTCACGCCGATGCCGCCCACGCCGACACCATCGCGCCCGATCCCATCGTCGCGGCAGCCGAGTCTCCGCCGCCGCCCGCTCCCGCCGACCCGGCTCCGGCCTCGGGCGGCTTCGGGCGGCTGGTCGCTGCCGGCATTGTCGGCGCTCTGCTGACTGGCGGCCTTGGCGTGGGCGCTGTCTCCACCGGCCTCGTGACTCTCCCGGCCGGCGATGGCACGGCCCGCGACGCGCGGATCGAAGCGCTGGAGACCCAGCTCCGCCAGGTCGCGGCGCGCCCCGCCGCCACCCCGGCGCCGGCCGCCCCGGACCTCGCGCCGCTCACCCGCCGGATCGAGGCGCTTGATGCCGCCCGTGCGACGCTCGAAAGCCGCCTCGCGACGCTGGAACAGCGGCCGGCCGCCACTGGCGGTACCGCAGCCTCCGGCGCAGCCGCTCCCGCCGTGGACCTGACGCCCCTGCGCAGCGAGATCGACAGCCTCAAGGCCGAGATCGCGCGCCTCTCGGCCCGCCCTGCGGACGCGCCGGCCGCGCCGGCCATCAGCCCGGCCGACATCGACCAGCGGATCGCCAGTGCCGTGACGGCGGCCCGAGACGCCGGCGAGCGCCGGATCGCCGAGCTCGACGCCCAGATCCGCGCCGCCCGCACCGCGCTCACCGAACTCGCCCCGAAGGTCTCCTCGCTCGAAACCTCCCGTGGCCAGGCCGGCGATTCCGGCCGCCGCGCCGCCCTCGTCGTCAGCCTCGGCGCTCTGCGGGCCGCGGTCGAACGCGGCCAGTCCTATGCCGCGGAGCTGCGCGCCGCCGCCGCCCTCGGCCTGCCGGCGGATACCGTTGCAGCGCTCGAGACCCAGGCCGAACGCGGGCTTCCCACCATCGCCGCCCTGACCCAGCGCTTCACCGCGCTGGCGCCGGAGCTGCTGAAGGCCGCCACCCCGCCTGCGTCGGACGGCTCGCTCCTCGACCGCCTCACCGCCAGCGCCCAGAGTCTCATCCGCGTGCGCCCGGTGGGTGAGGCGGCCGGCGACGACGTGCCGACCGTCATCGCCCGCATCGAGGCCAAGCTCCGCCGCTCAGATCTCGCCGGCGCCCTCGCCGACCTCGACAAGCTGCCGGAACGGGTGAAGACTTCCACCGCCGCCTTCGCTGCCGAGGCGCGGGCGCGGCTCGGCGCGGACACCACGCTGCGCCGCCTGTCGGCCGAGGCCGCCACCGCCATGGGCGGGGGCTGAGGAGAGCAAAATGGTTCGCGTCGTCCTCTTCCTCGTCCTGCTCGGGCTGCTGGCCTTCGGCGCCGCCTGGGTCGCCGACCAGCCCGGCACCGTCTCCATCGTCTGGCTCGGCCGGCACATCGAGTTCGAGGTGCTCACCGGCATCGTCGCGCTCGTCGCCGCGGCGGCCGTCGCCATGGCCCTGATCGCCATCGCCAAATGGCTGCTCACCAGCCCCGCCATGGCGCGCCGCGCCATGCGCCGCCGCCGTGCCCGCAAGGGCAGCGAGGCGGTGACCCGCGGCATCCTCGCGGTTGGCGCCGGTGATCGCCGCGCCGCCGAGCGCCACGCCCATGACGCCGAGAAATTCGCCCCCGGCCAGCCGCTGACCCTGCTGCTCAAGGCGCAGACCGCCCAGCTCTCCGGCGACCGTGGCGGCGCCGAACAGGCCTTCCGCACCATGGTGGAGAGCCAGGAAACCCGCCTGCTCGGCCTGCGCGGCCTCTATGTCGAGGCCCAGCGCCGCGGCGACCAGCCGGCCGCCCGCGCCATTGCCGAGGAGGCGGTCAAGGACGCGCCCTCCGCCGCCTGGGCGAGCCAGGCCGTTCTGGAGAGCCAGACGCTCGCTGGCGACTGGGATGGCGCCCTGACCAGCATCGAACGCCAATATGCCGCCCGCACCATCGACCGGGAGAAGGCCAAGCGCCTGCGCGCCGTCCTCCTCACGGCCAAGGCCATGGCCGCCGAGGACCACGATCCCGCCGGCGCCAAGGCGCTGGCGCTCGAAGCCCACGGCCTCGCCCCGACCCTGGTGCCCGCCGCCGTGGTGGCCGGCCGCCTCCTCGCCGCCGATGGCGATGCCCGCAAGGCCTCGCGCGTCCTCGAAGCCTCCTGGAAGGCGACACCGCATCCCGACATCGCCGAGGTCTTTGCCCATGCCCGGCGCGGCGATTCCCGCCTCGATGAGTTGAAGCGCGTCGAACATCTCGCCCGCCTCGTGCCCTCCCATCCCGAGGGCGCCATGGCCGTGGCCCGCGCCGCCATCGATGCCGGCGAGTTCGAGCGCGCCCGCAAGGCGCTGGAACCGCTCGTCGCGGACAGCCCGACCCAGCGCGCCTGCCTGCTCATGGCCGAGCTCTCCGCCAAGGACGGCGGCGACCATGGCCGCGCCCGCGAATGGATGGCTCGCGCCCTGCGCGCCGCCCGCGACCCGGTCTGGACTGCCGATGGCCAGGCCTCGGATGTCTGGTTCCCCGCCTCCCTCGTCTCCGGCCGCCTCGATGCCTTCGAATGGAAGGTGCCGGTGGCGGAGATCGGCGGTCCCGTGCTGCAGGTCGACGATGTCCTCGCCGACC
This window contains:
- the tsaD gene encoding tRNA (adenosine(37)-N6)-threonylcarbamoyltransferase complex transferase subunit TsaD, whose amino-acid sequence is MLVLGIETTCDETAAAVVRVGADGRGTILSNVVRTQIEDHAPYGGVVPEIAARAHVEVVDRVVAEALRQADTKAGDLDAVAAAGGPGLVGGVLVGLTTAKAMALVLGKPLVAVNHLEAHALTARLTDGVAFPFLLLLVSGGHTQLLAVTGVGAYAKLGTTIDDAIGEAFDKVAKLLGLPYPGGPEVERRAAGGDPRRFAFPRPLQGRPEPDFSLSGLKTAVRIAADGLRDPSGALTEKDIADICASFQAAVADMVADRCRVAIRLFRERHGEPTALVVAGGVGANQTLRAVLQKTAEAVGLPLVVPPPKLCTDNGAMIAWAGAERLGLGLTDALDVAPRARWPLDAAAATIGSGRLGAKA
- the hemC gene encoding hydroxymethylbilane synthase; translation: MAQSPFLRIGTRGSALALAQAHLVRRLLARAHGVGEDEIAVEIIKTSGDAILDRPLSEAGGKGLFTKEIEEQLLDGRIDLAVHSSKDMPTVLPDGLGLVCFLEREDVRDGFIGRASPTLADLPKGAVVGSSSLRRQAQIRRERPDLDVVTFRGNVQTRMAKLNAGEVAGTMLAMAGLNRLGISGEVTEVIAAERFLPAVGQGAIGVETRLADTRTRDLLAPLDHRATAIALAAERAFLAVLDGSCRTPIAGLARIDGSSIAFTGEILRPDGSESHVASRAGTVADAEALGRDAGAELKARGGPGFFGHA
- a CDS encoding uroporphyrinogen-III synthase — encoded protein: MRVLVTRAEPEAARTAAALAARGAEAIIAPLFAAEPVAAEISSDGLSGLLVTSPRTPRLLPSSLVAALRDRPAYAVGDRTAAALREAGFSDVRSAAGDVADLAGHVAAEAGPGATFLHAGGEDRAGDLAAALARHGVTVRTATLYRMVAVPVWPAAARDAFLKGAIDAVLHYSPRAAVTYAALAMAEASTTAAARTPLQACLSQAVAEALNPLSPPRVILAARPDEAALLAALFDAAGLPGGSPAR
- a CDS encoding heme biosynthesis protein HemY, with the translated sequence MVRVVLFLVLLGLLAFGAAWVADQPGTVSIVWLGRHIEFEVLTGIVALVAAAAVAMALIAIAKWLLTSPAMARRAMRRRRARKGSEAVTRGILAVGAGDRRAAERHAHDAEKFAPGQPLTLLLKAQTAQLSGDRGGAEQAFRTMVESQETRLLGLRGLYVEAQRRGDQPAARAIAEEAVKDAPSAAWASQAVLESQTLAGDWDGALTSIERQYAARTIDREKAKRLRAVLLTAKAMAAEDHDPAGAKALALEAHGLAPTLVPAAVVAGRLLAADGDARKASRVLEASWKATPHPDIAEVFAHARRGDSRLDELKRVEHLARLVPSHPEGAMAVARAAIDAGEFERARKALEPLVADSPTQRACLLMAELSAKDGGDHGRAREWMARALRAARDPVWTADGQASDVWFPASLVSGRLDAFEWKVPVAEIGGPVLQVDDVLADHHESEQPAVMIEAQAVEAKTIEAVPVTPEVVPAPPAEPVAAPAPAAATTPAEAEPAAPQTLVSAQKPRPVPTETVFPIARPPDDPGPDLAAKPKRASLFGG
- a CDS encoding mitofilin family membrane protein, with protein sequence MAHDDRPGDDPKPKRRGKAPIITLEAADVTPPVTDSAGAEAPASETPALDAPTTPSDEPSAPAEAETAAKEPITAEATAPVAAESTEAPTIEAPHADAAHADTIAPDPIVAAAESPPPPAPADPAPASGGFGRLVAAGIVGALLTGGLGVGAVSTGLVTLPAGDGTARDARIEALETQLRQVAARPAATPAPAAPDLAPLTRRIEALDAARATLESRLATLEQRPAATGGTAASGAAAPAVDLTPLRSEIDSLKAEIARLSARPADAPAAPAISPADIDQRIASAVTAARDAGERRIAELDAQIRAARTALTELAPKVSSLETSRGQAGDSGRRAALVVSLGALRAAVERGQSYAAELRAAAALGLPADTVAALETQAERGLPTIAALTQRFTALAPELLKAATPPASDGSLLDRLTASAQSLIRVRPVGEAAGDDVPTVIARIEAKLRRSDLAGALADLDKLPERVKTSTAAFAAEARARLGADTTLRRLSAEAATAMGGG